Proteins from one Deinococcus sp. AB2017081 genomic window:
- a CDS encoding terminase small subunit — MTRKARKAQPKGPAAAERGRSASEPTTFAQAFARLTPQRRAFVASYLERPNATRAAKAANYSEKTARSQGQRLLTSADVKTALRLGWAEAGMGAEEVRARTEEVARTTLEDFFSFERQEHRPYTYRPVAELLTELFAQIDFEERFAQRAGLSGKELKAHAAAQLQRRRDATRMELEMEADPYATRWVPGPPVLREVPRLDLAKARDLGVLHLAKKIKPTPNGLALELQDPEQARVLIGRLHGLWAKDDDAPSTDDGLPEGTGLEDASDEQLAAELTRLLGQGAG; from the coding sequence ATGACGCGCAAGGCGCGCAAAGCGCAGCCCAAGGGGCCCGCTGCAGCCGAAAGGGGCAGGTCGGCGTCTGAGCCCACGACGTTCGCGCAGGCCTTCGCCCGACTGACCCCACAGCGCCGCGCATTCGTCGCCAGCTACCTGGAACGCCCGAACGCCACCCGCGCCGCTAAAGCCGCGAACTACAGCGAGAAAACGGCCCGCTCGCAGGGCCAGCGCCTGTTGACATCTGCTGACGTCAAAACCGCCCTGCGCCTGGGCTGGGCCGAAGCCGGCATGGGGGCCGAGGAAGTCCGCGCCAGGACAGAGGAAGTCGCCCGCACGACCCTGGAGGACTTCTTCAGCTTCGAGCGGCAGGAGCACCGGCCGTACACCTACCGTCCGGTCGCGGAGCTCCTGACCGAACTCTTCGCCCAGATCGACTTCGAGGAGCGCTTCGCCCAGCGCGCCGGCCTGAGCGGTAAGGAACTCAAGGCCCACGCCGCCGCCCAGCTCCAGCGCCGCCGGGACGCCACCCGCATGGAACTGGAGATGGAGGCCGACCCCTACGCCACCCGCTGGGTGCCCGGCCCGCCCGTGCTGCGGGAGGTGCCGCGCCTGGATCTGGCCAAGGCCCGTGACCTCGGGGTGCTGCACCTGGCGAAGAAGATCAAGCCGACCCCGAACGGCCTGGCCCTGGAACTCCAGGATCCCGAGCAGGCCCGCGTGCTGATCGGCCGCCTGCATGGGTTGTGGGCGAAGGACGACGACGCGCCCAGCACGGATGACGGCCTCCCTGAGGGGACGGGGCTGGAGGACGCCAGCGACGAGCAACTGGCGGCCGAGCTGACCCGCCTGCTGGGCCAGGGGGCCGGGTGA